A single region of the Silene latifolia isolate original U9 population chromosome 8, ASM4854445v1, whole genome shotgun sequence genome encodes:
- the LOC141594632 gene encoding uncharacterized protein LOC141594632, whose translation MRLKNVEEYVVVYTKGTNCYSVIKLDMHKAFDRVSWTFLMSALDLFGFPISWRNLIWECISTVTYSIMINGEPSVSFHPSCGLRQGDPLSPYLFIMCMEILSRQLQAAESRHQLLGIKISRYAPLLSHLFYADDAFICCKATPASFESIRDIFHDFEAASGQMINLQKSFIKFSPNSPADFKSHMTSILRMNTADSFGTYLGVPVDLPKCKKNAFRDLLDKITTRISSWASLHLSQPSKFVIINSILIGSLVHILAAVPLPLSVSKKLDSLIAAFWWSKNSSQRSIHWLSQSHLHTPKDTGGLGIKSVTVLSQAYLLKNFWRIHHRPTGILAKYLTPKYRKDFPIPTQKSKVSQPSFVWQGLCKVAATCSEAMAWKVGNGNLINLRTDRWVQGKKPDVRQGQSSLSLALSDLICENGSWKTSLIFRVFDISTAKAILAMEPPLLEIDDYLYWKYTEDGAYTIQSGYKYLLSKLLPKPPQLCVFPWKLIWLVPFSTKFPLFFWRLAHHIIPTKTVLAHRGFSLDTSCPFCRLGPETPEHLFRSCDVIQHVWRASLLGIRSMANSTVSFIKWIADHLLYLHRSASTGFDGLLYFFCVLRSIWLTRNSIVFENAALAPVRILRLADTLHRSHLSLSSLCHEEFQSRQISTLEGMYPPISKATVSYEISICRNPFQDGYVASVVSESCLPQIFHLRASSFFAAYSHALHQFMKIHAFSFTDIAFLVSSQKLCAVLASQQPVPIDARNSLRGIRTFLRSRRNWSVSLATG comes from the coding sequence ATGCGGCTCAAAAATGTGGAGGAGTATGTAGTAGTATATACGAAAGGAACAAACTGTTACTCTGTAATCAAGCTAGACATGCATAAAGCTTTTGATCGTGTATCCTGGACTTTTCTCATGTCAGCCTTGGATCTTTTTGGGTTTCCAATTTCTTGGCGTAATCTCATTTGGGAGTGTATCTCCACTGTGACATATAGCATCATGATTAATGGTGAACCTTCAGTTTCTTTTCATCCTTCTTGTGGGTTACGACAAGGAGATCCTCTATCAccttatttatttatcatgtGTATGGAAATTCTATCTCGGCAACTTCAGGCAGCTGAGTCCCGGCATCAATTATTGGGTATCAAGATTTCTCGGTATGCTCCGCTTCTATCACATTTGTTTTATGCTGATGATGCTTTTATCTGCTGTAAGGCAACGCCTGCTTCCTTTGAGTCTATTCGAGATATTTTCCATGATTTTGAAGCTGCCTCGGGTCAGATGATTAATCTTCAAAAGTCTTTTATTAAGTTTAGTCCAAATTCGCCAGCTGATTTCAAATCACACATGACATCTATTTTGCGTATGAATACTGCTGATTCCTTTGGTACTTACTTGGGTGTTCCGGTGGACCTTCCTAAATGTAAGAAGAATGCTTTTCGCGATCTCCTGGACAAGATTACTACACGTATTTCGTCTTGGGCATCTCTTCACTTGTCTCAGCCTAGCAAGTTTGTTATCATTAACTCTATCTTGATTGGTTCTTTGGTCCATATTCTTGCTGCTGTTCCTCTACCTCTTTCAGTTTCTAAAAAGCTGGATTCCTTAATTGCGGCCTTCTGGTGGAGTAAGAACTCTTCTCAACGATCAATTCACTGGCTCTCTCAGTCACACTTACATACTCCAAAGGATACGGGAGGTCTTGGTATCAAATCCGTGACCGTTCTAAGCCAGGCTTATCTCTTGAAGAATTTTTGGCGCATCCATCATCGACCTACTGGTATTCTTGCCAAATATCTCACACCCAAATATCGAAAAGATTTCCCTATTCCTACTCAGAAGTCCAAGGTCTCACAGCCATCTTTTGTATGGCAAGGGCTTTGTAAAGTTGCTGCAACTTGCTCTGAAGCTATGGCATGGAAAGTTGGCAATGGCAATTTAATTAATCTTCGCACTGATCGTTGGGTACAAGGGAAGAAACCAGATGTTCGACAAGGTCAAAGTAGTCTTTCTCTTGCACTTTCGGATTTGATTTGTGAAAATGGCTCATGGAAAACATCTCTTATCTTTCGTGTTTTCGACATTTCCACTGCTAAGGCCATTCTGGCTATGGAACCACCTCTACTTGAAATTGATGATTACTTGTATTGGAAATACACTGAGGATGGCGCCTATACTATACAATCGGGCTACAAGTATCTTCTTTCTAAACTTTTGCCTAAACCACCACAGTTATGTGTCTTCCCATGGAAATTGATTTGGTTAGtcccattctcaaccaaattccccCTTTTCTTTTGGCGCCTTGCGCATCACATTATCCCGACAAAGACTGTTCTAGCCCATAGAGGTTTTAGCCTTGATACTTCCTGCCCGTTCTGTCGTTTGGGTCCAGAAACTCCTGAGCATTTGTTTCGGTCATGTGATGTAATTCAACATGTCTGGAGGGCTTCATTGCTTGGGATTCGATCTATGGCTAACTCGACTGTCTCTTTTATTAAATGGATTGCTGATCATCTGTTGTATCTTCACCGTTCTGCATCTACAGGGTTTGATGGTTTATTGTACTTCTTTTGCGTCTTGCGCTCCATTTGGCTCACTCGCAACTCCATTGTCTTTGAGAATGCTGCACTTGCGCCTGTACGCATACTTCGTCTAGCAGATACCTTGCACCGGTCCCACTTAAGTTTATCTTCTCTTTGTCATGAAGAATTTCAATCCCGGCAAATTTCCACCCTGGAAGGTATGTATCCACCGATTTCGAAGGCTACGGTCTCATATGAGATCTCCATTTGCAGGAATCCCTTTCAGGATGGATATGTGGCTTCAGTTGTATCGGAATCTTGTTTGCCTCAGATATTCCACTTGCGTGCTTCCTCTTTCTTTGCGGCGTACTCTCATGCGTTGCACCAGTTTATGAAGATTCACGCGTTCTCTTTTACTGATATCGCTTTTCTTGTTTCATCACAAAAATTATGTGCCGTTCTGGCTTCTCAACAGCCAGTCCCAATAGATGCGCGTAATTCCCTGCGAGGAATTCGCACATTCCTTCGATCAAGACGTAACTGGTCGGTTAGTTTAGCTACTGGTTAG